One region of Fibrobacter sp. genomic DNA includes:
- a CDS encoding Lrp/AsnC family transcriptional regulator, with translation MVTALVLLKVKRDLVNTVASRLSEMDGVSEVYSVAGRYDLAVIIRVKDNEGLAEIVTDRMLKTEGITDSETLITFRVYSKHDLESMFSL, from the coding sequence ATGGTAACAGCACTGGTTTTATTGAAAGTAAAAAGAGACCTTGTCAACACCGTCGCATCCAGGCTTTCTGAGATGGATGGGGTAAGTGAAGTATATTCTGTCGCGGGAAGATACGATCTTGCGGTTATCATCAGGGTTAAAGATAACGAGGGATTGGCGGAGATTGTCACTGACCGGATGCTGAAAACTGAGGGTATCACCGATTCCGAAACACTTATTACTTTCAGGGTATACTCTAAACACGATCTGGAGAGCATGTTCTCGCTGTAG
- a CDS encoding U32 family peptidase: MNSMVSEKPELLAPAGSFSVAEAAFDHGADAVYIGLGQFNLRAHSPNFDVGDLPELIRMAEGKGKRVYVALNIMPDDKKLSGIREMLLRVKEQGSIPHALIISDPGVLMTCREVFPGIPLHLSTQTGSFNSMSLQFWKKQGVSRVILPRELTLEQITGITSGRILETEAFIHGAMCVSVSGRCLLGAYIDQRHPNFGDCAQPCRLRYRIAPVKVGTEETGEWFDAEEDSSGVYLLNSRDLCTIDILPDILKTGLNSLKIEGRNKSIHYVSTVVKVYREALDLIAGGVPYEVKPEWKHELEKVEHRAYTTGFYAGETTLQEVFSSKAPTASRVIGIVKGMLKNGEPVIDVKNCFKAGEVLEVLPVKQSLSPFQVTFTSLSDLSGNEVANAPSNRLVRGKTTVKLRPGDMLRKLSQGQS; encoded by the coding sequence ATGAATTCGATGGTATCAGAAAAGCCGGAACTTCTTGCTCCGGCAGGCAGTTTCAGTGTTGCGGAAGCAGCTTTTGACCATGGTGCGGATGCTGTCTATATCGGGCTTGGTCAGTTTAATTTACGTGCACATTCCCCGAATTTCGATGTCGGCGATCTGCCGGAACTCATCAGGATGGCTGAAGGAAAAGGTAAGAGGGTTTATGTTGCGCTCAATATAATGCCTGATGATAAAAAGCTTTCAGGGATCAGAGAAATGCTGTTACGGGTCAAGGAGCAGGGGAGTATTCCTCATGCTCTGATCATCAGTGATCCCGGGGTTTTAATGACCTGCAGGGAAGTGTTTCCTGGAATCCCTTTGCATTTAAGCACGCAGACAGGCTCATTTAACTCAATGTCTCTGCAGTTCTGGAAAAAACAGGGAGTAAGCCGTGTCATTCTTCCGAGGGAATTGACTCTTGAGCAGATAACAGGGATTACATCAGGACGGATACTTGAAACAGAGGCTTTTATCCATGGGGCAATGTGTGTGTCGGTTTCCGGAAGATGTCTTCTGGGGGCATATATTGATCAACGTCACCCTAATTTCGGGGATTGTGCTCAGCCATGCCGTTTACGGTACAGAATCGCTCCTGTAAAGGTTGGAACTGAAGAGACCGGAGAGTGGTTTGATGCAGAGGAGGACAGCAGTGGTGTGTATCTGCTGAATTCACGGGATCTTTGTACTATAGATATTCTTCCGGACATACTCAAGACTGGTCTCAACTCTTTGAAGATCGAGGGCAGAAACAAGAGTATTCATTATGTGTCAACTGTAGTGAAGGTTTACCGTGAGGCACTGGATCTGATTGCCGGCGGTGTTCCCTACGAGGTTAAACCGGAATGGAAACATGAGCTGGAAAAAGTTGAACATCGTGCGTATACAACAGGTTTCTATGCCGGAGAAACCACTCTTCAGGAAGTCTTCTCATCGAAGGCTCCTACTGCATCGCGTGTGATTGGCATCGTAAAGGGAATGCTGAAGAACGGAGAGCCTGTCATAGATGTGAAGAACTGTTTTAAGGCTGGTGAAGTGCTTGAAGTTCTGCCTGTAAAACAATCCTTATCTCCTTTTCAGGTGACTTTTACCTCATTAAGCGACCTTTCCGGAAATGAGGTCGCAAACGCTCCTTCTAATCGTCTGGTTAGGGGCAAGACTACTGTAAAACTGCGGCCTGGAGATATGCTGAGAAAGCTCTCACAGGGCCAGTCCTGA
- a CDS encoding copper-translocating P-type ATPase, which produces MEESKRTGIKISGMHCANCAKNLERALSGRKGIIEAHVDFSNETAFVKYDPSRVSITDMEKTISEAGYKAVNQNVTISIGGMHCASCAAKVKDAIAGLDGVVDVTVNPATESAFVTYNPDNVSVSEFRNVVTKAGYEYRGVAGEAGEEESERLRRIEQNGRIRRIIVSFAVSIPLMVLMFLPHTLPFDYGIFSLIISVPVFIYVSWPIFKAAFAALRRFNLTMDVMYAMGIGTAFVASVMGTFGIILTHEFMFYDTAIMLAGFLTLGRYLETRARGKTSASIKKLIGLQPRTATIIDEKGERKVPVEEVRIGDVIIVKPGEKIPVDGTVTAGESRVDESMISGEPIPVAKKEGDPLVGGTINQHGVLNFRAERVGSDTVLSQIIKLVRDAQGSKPPIQQIADKVVSYFIPFILVIALVTFSIWYFVVGSTLLFALTTLIAIMVIACPCALGLASPTAVTVGIGRGAELGILVKNGGALENAQKITTVVFDKTGTLTRGKPEVTDLSGVNCSDDVLLSMAASVEKGSQHPLADAIVEKASERGLEIRSVTGFNTLEGKGVSASLDNKIVLIGNRKLMQENGVEFDSLEQRITPLEAEGKTVVLVAEEKQLRGVLAIADPPKDTSAKAVRELEKMGLEVVMMTGDNRRTAVSVAERLGIKNVLAEVLPGDKASEVKKLQGNNKSVAFVGDGINDAPALAQADIGIAIGSGTDIALESGEIVLVKSDPVDVVAAIQLGRKLLSRIKLNLFWAFAYNAALIPLAAGVLYPIWKITFRPELAALAMAFSSVTVVTLSLMLKSYIPPVKEKA; this is translated from the coding sequence ATGGAAGAATCAAAGAGAACCGGAATAAAAATTTCCGGTATGCACTGTGCCAATTGCGCGAAAAACCTAGAGAGAGCTCTTTCCGGAAGAAAAGGAATCATCGAGGCACATGTAGATTTCAGTAATGAGACTGCGTTTGTTAAATATGATCCCTCTCGGGTTTCAATTACCGATATGGAAAAGACCATAAGTGAGGCTGGCTATAAGGCTGTCAACCAGAATGTGACAATCTCAATCGGTGGTATGCACTGTGCCTCCTGTGCGGCAAAAGTAAAGGATGCAATTGCCGGACTTGACGGGGTTGTTGATGTCACTGTAAATCCGGCGACTGAGAGCGCATTTGTCACTTATAATCCGGATAATGTTTCGGTTTCAGAATTTCGCAACGTTGTAACTAAAGCCGGATATGAATACAGGGGAGTTGCAGGTGAAGCTGGAGAGGAGGAAAGTGAGCGTCTGCGTCGCATAGAGCAGAATGGGAGAATCCGCAGGATTATAGTTTCTTTTGCTGTCAGCATTCCTCTTATGGTTTTAATGTTTCTTCCTCATACTCTGCCTTTTGATTACGGTATTTTTTCACTGATTATATCGGTTCCTGTATTTATCTATGTCTCATGGCCTATCTTTAAAGCTGCTTTTGCGGCACTCAGGAGATTCAATCTGACCATGGATGTAATGTATGCCATGGGTATCGGGACTGCATTCGTTGCCAGTGTCATGGGTACCTTTGGTATTATACTCACTCATGAGTTCATGTTTTATGATACTGCTATCATGCTTGCCGGATTTCTGACACTTGGCCGCTATCTTGAAACAAGGGCTCGGGGAAAGACATCAGCATCGATCAAAAAGCTTATTGGGCTTCAACCCAGGACAGCGACAATTATTGACGAAAAGGGGGAGAGAAAGGTACCCGTTGAGGAGGTCAGGATCGGAGATGTAATCATTGTCAAACCGGGAGAAAAGATCCCGGTTGACGGTACGGTAACAGCGGGGGAGAGCAGGGTTGACGAATCGATGATAAGTGGTGAGCCAATTCCAGTGGCGAAAAAAGAGGGTGACCCCCTGGTTGGTGGTACCATCAACCAGCATGGAGTGCTGAATTTCAGAGCCGAAAGAGTGGGGAGTGATACAGTTCTTTCCCAGATAATAAAACTTGTCAGGGATGCGCAGGGATCTAAACCACCGATCCAGCAGATAGCAGATAAAGTAGTAAGCTATTTTATACCATTTATTCTTGTCATCGCACTGGTTACATTTTCTATCTGGTATTTTGTTGTTGGAAGTACTCTGCTTTTCGCCCTTACAACTCTCATAGCTATTATGGTGATAGCATGTCCCTGTGCCCTGGGGCTTGCCTCCCCGACAGCAGTAACTGTCGGCATTGGAAGAGGCGCAGAGCTTGGCATACTGGTAAAAAATGGCGGGGCGCTTGAAAACGCTCAGAAAATCACCACAGTTGTTTTTGACAAAACCGGAACACTGACAAGAGGGAAACCGGAAGTGACAGATCTTTCAGGTGTAAACTGTTCCGATGATGTACTGCTTTCCATGGCCGCATCTGTAGAGAAAGGATCTCAGCATCCTTTAGCTGACGCGATAGTAGAAAAGGCATCGGAAAGAGGACTTGAAATAAGGAGTGTAACCGGTTTTAACACACTCGAGGGTAAAGGCGTCAGCGCATCCCTGGACAATAAAATCGTATTGATTGGAAACCGGAAACTGATGCAGGAAAACGGAGTAGAATTTGATTCTCTGGAGCAAAGGATTACTCCTTTAGAGGCGGAAGGAAAGACTGTTGTGCTGGTTGCTGAGGAGAAGCAGTTAAGAGGAGTATTGGCAATAGCTGATCCGCCCAAGGATACATCTGCGAAGGCTGTCAGGGAACTTGAAAAGATGGGGCTTGAGGTGGTAATGATGACCGGTGATAATCGCAGAACTGCCGTCTCAGTTGCTGAGAGACTTGGAATAAAAAATGTCCTGGCAGAGGTTCTTCCAGGTGATAAGGCATCAGAGGTAAAGAAACTGCAGGGGAACAACAAATCTGTAGCTTTTGTCGGTGATGGTATCAATGATGCTCCTGCATTGGCGCAGGCGGATATAGGGATAGCCATTGGTAGCGGAACTGACATAGCACTTGAGAGCGGCGAGATTGTGCTTGTAAAGAGTGACCCTGTAGATGTTGTGGCTGCGATTCAGTTAGGTCGTAAACTGCTTTCAAGAATAAAGTTGAATCTTTTCTGGGCATTTGCCTACAATGCCGCTCTGATCCCCCTGGCTGCCGGTGTCCTGTATCCGATCTGGAAGATAACATTTCGTCCCGAACTGGCTGCCCTTGCTATGGCATTCAGTTCAGTAACTGTTGTAACTCTTTCTTTGATGCTGAAAAGCTATATCCCACCTGTAAAGGAGAAGGCATGA
- the trxA gene encoding thioredoxin yields the protein MRKLLLLAVIITVSFTSANASAEDSAGKFVIVDSSQQIADKIIKSKIPVLVDFWAAWCMPCRMLNPIIKELEEEYKGKVMFLKVNIDVHRAISSYFGVRAIPAIFIIKDKTVVKVLPGLNPKEAYDAALKEVAMVSEPKNAPLKDPATQPQQ from the coding sequence ATGAGAAAACTTCTGTTACTGGCTGTCATCATTACGGTTTCATTCACAAGTGCTAATGCATCGGCTGAGGATTCAGCAGGGAAATTTGTAATTGTTGACTCATCACAGCAGATAGCTGATAAGATCATCAAATCAAAGATCCCTGTTCTGGTAGATTTCTGGGCTGCATGGTGCATGCCTTGTCGTATGCTGAATCCTATCATAAAGGAGCTTGAAGAGGAATACAAAGGCAAGGTGATGTTTTTAAAGGTAAATATTGATGTGCACAGAGCAATATCATCCTATTTCGGTGTGAGGGCTATTCCCGCAATTTTCATTATAAAAGATAAAACAGTGGTTAAAGTGCTTCCTGGGCTCAACCCAAAGGAAGCTTACGATGCGGCGCTTAAAGAAGTTGCCATGGTCTCAGAACCGAAGAATGCTCCATTAAAAGACCCGGCCACTCAGCCTCAGCAATAA
- a CDS encoding STAS domain-containing protein, producing the protein MTKPPKETSETDTIRIAFSGELINARVAMLDQEVALRYSEGINQNLVLDLTGVSKIDSRGITFCIRLFNELKKKNLKLTIETGKKIYSFFNQVNLVKMLDIRLVGEASN; encoded by the coding sequence ATGACAAAACCGCCAAAAGAAACCTCTGAAACCGACACAATCAGGATAGCTTTTTCGGGCGAACTGATAAACGCGCGTGTAGCGATGCTGGACCAGGAAGTTGCCCTGAGATACAGCGAGGGTATAAATCAAAACCTGGTGCTTGATCTTACAGGTGTAAGCAAAATTGACTCACGAGGAATTACATTCTGCATCCGTCTCTTCAATGAATTGAAGAAGAAAAACCTGAAACTTACAATCGAGACTGGTAAGAAGATCTACAGCTTTTTCAATCAGGTAAATCTTGTCAAAATGCTTGATATCAGATTGGTTGGAGAGGCTTCAAACTGA
- the mltG gene encoding endolytic transglycosylase MltG → MSRLFRLWFTGILFLLVICGYVLYSIIWVVRLMGTMKLKFFFAGGIILLFSMLGAYYFLFPIGPLEEEIQIVIPRNATLRSIADTLEKKEIVTSDKVLLIWLKLSGKDRKIQAGRVTFKKGEGVLRAASSLMNAEAIETVVTIQEGLTIEQTAARLRQFLPIDTTEFINLCYNADFIKHIGLDATSLEGYLFPDTYRFSDDVKPAEIIKRMLKKFEQAYNSLSAEPVIAGKFTKHQFVTLASIVEKEATLPSERARIAGVFHNRLRLGYPLGADPTVRYIFRKFNGPLRVSELNSNSPYNTRKFTGLPPGPICSPGKDALNAALNPEKTNELYFVAKWDGSGAHDFSLTNEEHDRKKHEIRRRNKLQRKNKETQWEKGSQKGR, encoded by the coding sequence ATGAGCCGTCTTTTTCGTCTTTGGTTTACTGGCATTCTTTTTCTGCTTGTTATTTGCGGCTATGTTCTGTATAGTATTATCTGGGTTGTGAGATTGATGGGAACGATGAAGCTTAAGTTTTTCTTTGCCGGTGGTATCATCTTACTTTTCTCGATGCTGGGTGCTTACTATTTCCTCTTTCCAATTGGTCCTCTTGAGGAGGAGATTCAGATTGTAATCCCGCGCAATGCTACGCTTAGATCAATAGCTGATACGCTTGAAAAGAAAGAGATTGTTACCTCTGATAAGGTTCTTCTTATATGGCTCAAGTTAAGCGGAAAAGACAGGAAAATTCAGGCCGGCAGGGTAACATTCAAAAAGGGTGAAGGAGTACTGAGAGCTGCCTCAAGTCTTATGAATGCAGAGGCTATTGAGACTGTGGTTACGATTCAGGAGGGTTTGACGATAGAGCAGACCGCTGCCCGTTTGAGACAGTTTTTGCCAATTGATACAACTGAATTTATCAATCTCTGCTATAATGCCGATTTCATCAAGCATATAGGACTGGATGCAACCTCACTTGAGGGGTATCTTTTTCCGGATACTTACCGTTTTTCCGATGATGTCAAACCTGCCGAGATAATCAAGAGGATGTTAAAAAAATTTGAACAGGCTTATAATTCATTATCAGCAGAGCCTGTGATTGCCGGAAAGTTTACAAAACATCAGTTTGTCACTCTTGCTTCCATAGTGGAAAAAGAGGCCACACTTCCTTCTGAACGGGCCCGTATTGCAGGTGTATTTCACAACCGTCTGAGGCTTGGATATCCTCTGGGCGCAGATCCCACAGTGAGGTACATTTTCAGGAAATTTAATGGGCCTCTTCGCGTTTCCGAACTCAATTCCAATTCTCCCTACAACACCCGGAAATTTACAGGGTTGCCCCCAGGGCCGATTTGTTCTCCGGGTAAAGATGCTCTGAATGCTGCTTTAAATCCGGAAAAAACAAATGAGCTTTATTTCGTGGCGAAGTGGGATGGCAGCGGGGCACATGATTTTTCATTGACAAACGAAGAACACGACCGGAAAAAACATGAAATCCGCCGGCGCAATAAACTACAGAGGAAAAACAAGGAGACTCAGTGGGAAAAAGGTTCTCAAAAGGGGCGCTAA